Proteins encoded within one genomic window of Leucoraja erinacea ecotype New England chromosome 24, Leri_hhj_1, whole genome shotgun sequence:
- the LOC129708939 gene encoding uncharacterized protein LOC129708939: MAGDENKTDPVTLCGDSGAGNQPCGSFKCLNMGLQSWIGFMVLVEMVWQVSATGTGPISREWGEEANLAGRNARAPRQVTNEQLPRCTDKSDSDAISHHPSPINKKVLVASLGGSVTLPCNISNLKNHHRFVEWIKDGVEIAHFHERAYAHYTGSDVHWKFVHHDVYMTQDATLLLTGVKEEDKGSYSCVWSVYRDRPFCELLMQLVISH; this comes from the exons ATGGCAGGAGATGAGAACAAGACCGACCCCGTCACCCTGTGTGGAGACTCCGGAGCTGGTAACCAACCCTGTGGATCCTTCAAGTGTCT GAACATGGGGCTGCAGAGCTGGATAGGATTCATGGTCCTTGTGGAGATGGTGTGGCAAGTCTCCGCAACTGGAACAGGTCCGATCtccagagaatggggagaggaagCAAACTTGGCCGGGCGGAACGCACGGGCCCCTCGACAAGTCACCAATGAACAGCTTCCAAGATGCACGGACAAGTCAGATTCTGATGCCATCAGTCATCACCCATCACCGATTAACAAGAAGGTGCTCGTTGCATCTCTGGGCGGTTCTGTTACGTTGCCATGTAATATATCCAACCTTAAAAATCATCACAGGTTTGTTGAATGGATAAAAGATGGTGTTGAAATTGCCCATTTCCATGAGAGAGCGTATGCACATTATACGGGATCTGATGTTCACTGGAAGTTCGTGCATCACGACGTCTATATGACTCAGGACGCCACGTTGCTCCTGACAGGTGTAAAAGAGGAAGATAAAGGGTCGTATTCCTGTGTTTGGTCCGTGTATAGAGATAGACCGTTTTGTGAATTATTGATGCAGCTGGTGATCTCTCACTGA